A genome region from Blautia coccoides includes the following:
- a CDS encoding glycoside hydrolase family 35 protein, with the protein MEKFEIREDFYLDGRKVKIISGGMHYFRVIPEYWRDRLEKLKALGCNTVETYIPWNLHEKEKGQYEFSGILDITRYVKTAQELGLMVILRPSPYICAEWEFGGLPYWLLKEDGMRLRCMYEPYLKHVREYYQELFKVIAPLQFTQGGPVIMMQVENEYGYYGDDREYLEYMKNLMIECGCEVPLVTSDGPWGDSFDCGKIDGVLQTGNFGSKGKEQFAVMRGKIGDKPLMCMEFWVGWFDNWGVECHQTGDLDEHVKDLDEILSEGHVNIYMFEGGTNFGFTNGSNYYDVLTPDVTSYDYDALLTEDGRITPKYNAFRQVIGKYAEIPKVELSTEIKRKDYGTLKVSKEAGLFGNLKNIARPVDSVYPQSMEKLGQGYGYILYESQLKYEGPIEKIRLWGANDRANLFVDEKPVLTLYDRELLTEYEFTEPVQKGDKISILMENMGRVNFGPALEQQRKGIDRSVQINGHQHYHWTEYCLPMEDLSGLDFQVPVKEGEPGFYKFTFEADETGDTFLDFSGWGKGCVLVNGFNIGRFWEIGPQKRLYIPAPLLRKGENTILIFETEGKAPGSITLCGEPDLG; encoded by the coding sequence GTGGAAAAATTCGAAATCAGGGAGGATTTTTATCTGGATGGCAGAAAGGTGAAGATCATCTCCGGGGGAATGCATTATTTCCGTGTGATACCTGAATATTGGAGGGACAGACTGGAAAAATTAAAAGCTTTGGGATGTAATACAGTGGAGACATATATCCCATGGAATTTGCATGAGAAGGAAAAAGGGCAGTATGAATTCAGCGGTATTTTAGATATTACACGTTATGTGAAGACTGCCCAGGAACTGGGACTGATGGTGATCTTAAGACCATCTCCGTATATCTGCGCGGAGTGGGAGTTCGGCGGACTTCCCTATTGGCTTTTAAAAGAGGACGGTATGCGCCTGCGCTGTATGTATGAACCTTACCTGAAACATGTGAGGGAATACTACCAGGAGCTTTTTAAGGTCATTGCACCTCTGCAGTTTACCCAGGGCGGTCCTGTTATCATGATGCAGGTGGAAAATGAATATGGTTATTACGGCGATGACAGGGAGTACCTGGAATACATGAAGAATCTCATGATAGAATGCGGATGTGAGGTTCCCCTTGTAACCTCAGACGGTCCGTGGGGAGATTCTTTTGACTGCGGAAAGATAGACGGTGTCCTGCAGACCGGAAACTTCGGCTCTAAGGGAAAAGAACAGTTTGCGGTTATGCGCGGGAAAATCGGCGATAAACCCCTTATGTGCATGGAATTCTGGGTGGGTTGGTTTGACAACTGGGGCGTGGAATGCCATCAAACGGGAGATTTGGATGAACATGTAAAAGATTTGGATGAAATCCTGTCTGAGGGACATGTGAACATTTATATGTTCGAGGGAGGCACGAATTTTGGCTTTACAAATGGCTCCAATTATTATGATGTGCTGACTCCAGACGTGACCTCCTACGACTATGACGCACTGCTGACTGAGGACGGAAGGATCACACCGAAATACAATGCGTTCCGCCAGGTGATCGGCAAATACGCAGAGATTCCCAAGGTGGAGCTGAGCACAGAGATAAAAAGAAAAGATTACGGAACGCTGAAGGTATCCAAAGAAGCTGGACTTTTTGGAAATCTGAAAAATATAGCCAGGCCGGTTGATTCTGTGTATCCTCAGTCCATGGAAAAACTGGGACAGGGATACGGATACATACTGTATGAAAGCCAGTTGAAATATGAGGGTCCTATTGAAAAGATCCGTCTGTGGGGCGCCAATGACAGAGCAAATCTGTTTGTGGATGAAAAGCCTGTGCTGACACTATATGACAGGGAGCTGCTGACAGAATATGAGTTTACTGAGCCGGTTCAAAAGGGGGATAAAATCTCCATTTTGATGGAAAATATGGGACGCGTAAACTTCGGCCCGGCTTTGGAACAGCAGCGCAAAGGAATAGACAGAAGTGTACAGATCAACGGCCATCAGCACTACCACTGGACAGAGTATTGCCTGCCCATGGAAGATCTGAGCGGCCTGGATTTTCAGGTTCCGGTCAAAGAAGGAGAGCCTGGATTTTATAAGTTTACGTTTGAGGCAGACGAGACAGGGGATACCTTCCTGGATTTTTCCGGATGGGGAAAGGGCTGTGTTC